The sequence GGGAAGAAGGCCAGCACGCCATGGCTTTTTTTGCTGATCGGGTTGAAGGCAACCTGCTGGCGGCGCATCAAGAGCTGCAAAAGCTGGCGCTGTTGCATCCGCCGGGCGTGTTGCGGTTTGAGGACATCCAATCGGCGGTGCTCAACGTGGCGCGGTTTTCGCTGCCGCAGTTGAGCACGGCGGTGCTGTCTGGCGCCACGGGGCGGGCGCTGCGTGTGCTCGACGGGTTGTTGGCCGAAGGCGAATCGCTGGTGCTGATCCACTGGACGTTGGCCGAGGACGTGCGCGCCCTCAAACGCTGCACCCAGGCCATGGCTTCGGGGCGACCGGTGCCGGTGGCGTTGCGCGAGGCCCGGGTGTGGGGCGAACGCGAGCGGCTGTTCGAGCGGGTGTTACCGGGGTTGGAGGAGGCGCGCTTGTTGCCGTTGATCTACGCGGCGCAGGTGTGCGACGGCCTGATCAAAGGCTTGCGCCATCCCGATTGGCCCGGCGATGCCCACGATGGCCTGCGCCGATTGACGCTGATGAGTCTGGACTTGGTGCGCACGGCCCTGGCCCCTCGCCGGGGAGAAAGCTCCCCGCCGCACCGACGCATGGCGCTGCGAGCCTGAGGTCAGCGTGCCCGCAGCAGGGCGTTCAATTGCGCCAGCGCGTGTGCCACAGTGGCCGAGCGCACAGCGGTG is a genomic window of Vitreoscilla filiformis containing:
- the holA gene encoding DNA polymerase III subunit delta, with translation MTLRADQLAAHVQRHGLMALYVLTGDEPLQQQEAGDLLRAAARQAGFSERQTFTLSGVHQDWSSVLGAAHSMGLFAEQQLIEIRLPGGKPSKPGVTALQQYASQLGDGLVTLIYLPRLDRQQQQSDWFKALEGVGVVVHCDPLERHQLPAWIAQRLAAQGQHLPPGEEGQHAMAFFADRVEGNLLAAHQELQKLALLHPPGVLRFEDIQSAVLNVARFSLPQLSTAVLSGATGRALRVLDGLLAEGESLVLIHWTLAEDVRALKRCTQAMASGRPVPVALREARVWGERERLFERVLPGLEEARLLPLIYAAQVCDGLIKGLRHPDWPGDAHDGLRRLTLMSLDLVRTALAPRRGESSPPHRRMALRA